The proteins below are encoded in one region of Polypterus senegalus isolate Bchr_013 chromosome 2, ASM1683550v1, whole genome shotgun sequence:
- the LOC120524660 gene encoding uncharacterized protein LOC120524660 gives MFVTNCIKSYNPGQHITVDEQLFPTKSRCPFQQYIASKPDKFGIKFWVACDLKSKYMCNAIPYLGKDHSRPSGERLSENVVMKLMEPFMDKGRTVTTDNYFTSLSLAGRLLSRKTTLVGTINKIRELPQSAKESSDRNEFTTQVFSTTGTTLTVYAPKRKKTVCILSTMHNIVEIGDNRKRKPNTVTDYNTMKCGVDIMDQKVRQYTVSAGTRRWPVAVFYNMIDMAVMNAHVLYQACTGVKERRVDFMAQLATELAKRFMQERMVDKEQLLLQQPATPHPGKRAKCQVTVQCKKNNATLRCVDCYKYTCGKCKKETDWQCQICANRSHQ, from the exons ATGTTTGTTACTAACTGCATCAAGTCTTACAACCCGGGCCAGCACATCACTGTCGACGAGCAACTTTTTCCAACCAAGTCTCGCTGTCCTTTCCAGCAGTACATTGCCTCAAAACCTGACAAGTTTGGGATCAAGTTCTGGGTTGCATGTGACTTGAAATCAaaatacatgtgcaatgctaTCCCTTATCTTGGAAAGGACCACAGTCGTCCCTCTGGGGAGAGACTGTCCGAGAATGTGGTAATGAAGCTGATGGAGCCTTTCATGGACAAGGGAAGAACTGTTACCACTGACAATTACTTTACATCATTGTCACTCGCTGGACGACTGCTCAGCCGGAAAACTACTCTTGTTGGCACCATAAACAAGATTCGCGAGCTTCCACAATCAGCAAAAGAATCTTCGGACCGCAACGAATTCACCACACAG GTGTTTTCAACCACTGGCACCACACTCACAGTTTATGCGCCCAAGAGGAAGAAGACCGTCTGTATCCTCAGCACCATGCACAACATAGTTGAGATTGGGGATAACCGAAAGAGGAAGCCaaacacagtcactgattacaacacCATGAAATGCGGCGTGGACATTATGGACCAGAAGGTTCGACAGTACACCGTAAGCGCAGGAACACGGCGATGGCCAGTCGCCGTGTTTTACAACATGATCGACATGGCAGTGATGAATGCTCACGTGCTGTATCAGGCATGCACCGGAGTGAAGGAGAGAAGGGTGGACTTCATGGCGCAGCTTGCAACTGAGCTTGCTAAGCGGTTTATGCAAGAAAGGATGGTGGACAAGGAGCAGCTGCTTTTGCAACAACCTGCCACACCACACCCAGGGAAAAGGGCCAAGTGTCAGGTGACCGTCCAGTGCAAGAAAAATAATGCAACCTTGCGCTGTGTGGACTGCTACAAGTACACCTGTGGGAAATGCAAGAAGGAGACTGACTGGCAGTGCCAGATATGTGCCAACAGATCACATCAATGA